The following coding sequences lie in one Silene latifolia isolate original U9 population chromosome 5, ASM4854445v1, whole genome shotgun sequence genomic window:
- the LOC141657415 gene encoding small ribosomal subunit protein uS7-like, producing MADVAVESVQVTSDVMQSDVKLFGKWDFVDVEVNDMALGDYIGVSAVKHATYVPHTAGRYQMKRFRKAQCPIIERLTNSLMMHGRNNGKKLMAVRIIKHAMEIINLLTEQNPIQIIVDAIVNSGPREDATRIGSAGVVRRQAVDISPLRRVNQAIYLLTTGARESAFRNIKTIAECLADELINAAKGSSNSYAIKKKDEIERVAKANR from the exons ATGGCGGACGTTGCGGTGGAATCCGTTCAAGTGACGAGTGACGTTATGCAGTCCGATGTTAAGCTCTTCGGCAAATGGGATTTCGTTGATGTCGAG GTCAATGACATGGCTCTTGGTGATTACATTGGTGTCTCTGCCGTTAAGCATGCTACCTATGTACCTCACACTGCTGGGAGGTACCAGATGAAGCGCTTTAGGAAGGCTCAATGCCCCATTATTGAGCGACTTACCAACTCTCTCATGATGCACGGGCGTAACAATGGCAAAAAGCTAATGGCTGTGAGGATTATCAAGCATGCCATGGAAATCATCAACCTCTTGACTGAGCAAAATCCTATTCAAATCATTGTGGATGCCATTGTTAACAG TGGTCCAAGGGAAGATGCAACCAGGATTGGGTCTGCCGGTGTTGTAAGGCGTCAAGCTGTCGATATTTCTCCATTGAGGAGGGTCAACCAAGCCATATATCTTCTCACAACTGGCGCCCGTGAAAGTGCTTTCAGGAACATCAAGACCATTGCCGAGTGTCTTGCTGATGAACTTATTAATGCTGCAAAGGGATCATCCAACAG TTATGCTATCAAAAAGAAGGATGAGATTGAAAGAGTGGCCAAGGCTAATCGTTAA